In the genome of Megalops cyprinoides isolate fMegCyp1 chromosome 7, fMegCyp1.pri, whole genome shotgun sequence, one region contains:
- the znf740b gene encoding zinc finger protein 740b isoform X1, translating to MTHLPSSTVRDHMKWAGLLGCEAVLSSMALMQAGSMAGQKKMMSPLGPGQRESPEHAPQSHMVLPSGVSCPPLLIRKEGEFHSSRLLDEKEMRESVDQQLKKKNRKSGAPCKVREQGSQSEREGERVVVVDENGECPLKVQKNFICEHCYGAFRSSYHLKRHILIHTGEKPFGCDVCDMRFIQRYHLERHKRVHSGEKPYQCERCQQNFSRTDRLLRHRRLCQVGTVGGVTKTESQSCREGTRPYSQGPAPATASWSPLQPAPSRLTV from the exons GCGGGATTGCTtggctgtgaggctgtgttaTCCAGTATGGCTCTGATGCAGGCCGGCTCCATGGCCGGGCAGAAGAAGATGATGTCACCGCTGGGGCCGGGCCAGAGGGAGAGCCCGGAGCATGCCCCGCAGAGTCACATGGTGCTGCCGTCCGGGGTCAGCTGCCCACCGCTG CTGATCCGAAAGGAGGGAGAGTTCCACTCGTCCCGGCTGCTGGACGAGAAGGAGATGCGGGAGAGCGTGGACCAGCAGCTAAAAAAGAAGAACAGGAAGTCAGGCGCACCCTGCAAAGTGAGAGAACAGGGGAGTCAGAGCGAAAGAGAGGGCGAACGA gtggtggtggtggatgAGAATGGCGAGTGTCCGCTGAAAGTGCAGAAGAACTTCATCTGCGAGCACTGCTACGGTGCCTTCCGCAGCAGCTACCACCTGAAGAGGCACATCCTCATTCACACAG GGGAGAAGCCATTCGGCTGTGATGTGTGCGACATGCGGTTTATTCAGCGTTATCACCTGGAGAGACACAAGCGAGTGCACAGTGGAGAGAAACCCTATCAGTGTGAGCGCTGCCAGCAG AACTTCTCTCGGACAGATCGGCTGCTTCGCCACCGGCGGCTCTGTCAAGTGGGCACTGTGGGCGGAGTCACCAAGACAGAGAGCCAGTCCTGCCGTGAGGGCACGCGGCCGTACTCCCAGGGGCCTGCGCCGGCCACTGCTTCCTGGAGCCCTTTGCAGCCAGCCCCCAGCCGTCTGACCGTCTGA
- the znf740b gene encoding zinc finger protein 740b isoform X2 produces MTHLPSSTVRDHMKWAGLLGCEAVLSSMALMQAGSMAGQKKMMSPLGPGQRESPEHAPQSHMVLPSGVSCPPLLIRKEGEFHSSRLLDEKEMRESVDQQLKKKNRKSGAPCKVREQVVVVDENGECPLKVQKNFICEHCYGAFRSSYHLKRHILIHTGEKPFGCDVCDMRFIQRYHLERHKRVHSGEKPYQCERCQQNFSRTDRLLRHRRLCQVGTVGGVTKTESQSCREGTRPYSQGPAPATASWSPLQPAPSRLTV; encoded by the exons GCGGGATTGCTtggctgtgaggctgtgttaTCCAGTATGGCTCTGATGCAGGCCGGCTCCATGGCCGGGCAGAAGAAGATGATGTCACCGCTGGGGCCGGGCCAGAGGGAGAGCCCGGAGCATGCCCCGCAGAGTCACATGGTGCTGCCGTCCGGGGTCAGCTGCCCACCGCTG CTGATCCGAAAGGAGGGAGAGTTCCACTCGTCCCGGCTGCTGGACGAGAAGGAGATGCGGGAGAGCGTGGACCAGCAGCTAAAAAAGAAGAACAGGAAGTCAGGCGCACCCTGCAAAGTGAGAGAACAG gtggtggtggtggatgAGAATGGCGAGTGTCCGCTGAAAGTGCAGAAGAACTTCATCTGCGAGCACTGCTACGGTGCCTTCCGCAGCAGCTACCACCTGAAGAGGCACATCCTCATTCACACAG GGGAGAAGCCATTCGGCTGTGATGTGTGCGACATGCGGTTTATTCAGCGTTATCACCTGGAGAGACACAAGCGAGTGCACAGTGGAGAGAAACCCTATCAGTGTGAGCGCTGCCAGCAG AACTTCTCTCGGACAGATCGGCTGCTTCGCCACCGGCGGCTCTGTCAAGTGGGCACTGTGGGCGGAGTCACCAAGACAGAGAGCCAGTCCTGCCGTGAGGGCACGCGGCCGTACTCCCAGGGGCCTGCGCCGGCCACTGCTTCCTGGAGCCCTTTGCAGCCAGCCCCCAGCCGTCTGACCGTCTGA
- the znf740b gene encoding zinc finger protein 740b isoform X3, whose amino-acid sequence MTHLPSSTVRDHMKWAGLLGCEAVLSSMALMQAGSMAGQKKMMSPLGPGQRESPEHAPQSHMVLPSGVSCPPLLIRKEGEFHSSRLLDEKEMRESVDQQLKKKNRKSGAPCKVVVVDENGECPLKVQKNFICEHCYGAFRSSYHLKRHILIHTGEKPFGCDVCDMRFIQRYHLERHKRVHSGEKPYQCERCQQNFSRTDRLLRHRRLCQVGTVGGVTKTESQSCREGTRPYSQGPAPATASWSPLQPAPSRLTV is encoded by the exons GCGGGATTGCTtggctgtgaggctgtgttaTCCAGTATGGCTCTGATGCAGGCCGGCTCCATGGCCGGGCAGAAGAAGATGATGTCACCGCTGGGGCCGGGCCAGAGGGAGAGCCCGGAGCATGCCCCGCAGAGTCACATGGTGCTGCCGTCCGGGGTCAGCTGCCCACCGCTG CTGATCCGAAAGGAGGGAGAGTTCCACTCGTCCCGGCTGCTGGACGAGAAGGAGATGCGGGAGAGCGTGGACCAGCAGCTAAAAAAGAAGAACAGGAAGTCAGGCGCACCCTGCAAA gtggtggtggtggatgAGAATGGCGAGTGTCCGCTGAAAGTGCAGAAGAACTTCATCTGCGAGCACTGCTACGGTGCCTTCCGCAGCAGCTACCACCTGAAGAGGCACATCCTCATTCACACAG GGGAGAAGCCATTCGGCTGTGATGTGTGCGACATGCGGTTTATTCAGCGTTATCACCTGGAGAGACACAAGCGAGTGCACAGTGGAGAGAAACCCTATCAGTGTGAGCGCTGCCAGCAG AACTTCTCTCGGACAGATCGGCTGCTTCGCCACCGGCGGCTCTGTCAAGTGGGCACTGTGGGCGGAGTCACCAAGACAGAGAGCCAGTCCTGCCGTGAGGGCACGCGGCCGTACTCCCAGGGGCCTGCGCCGGCCACTGCTTCCTGGAGCCCTTTGCAGCCAGCCCCCAGCCGTCTGACCGTCTGA